The Trichoplusia ni isolate ovarian cell line Hi5 chromosome 15 unlocalized genomic scaffold, tn1 tig00000713_group14, whole genome shotgun sequence region tattttaacttatttccgaaattgaattgaaactgtaaaaagatttgtttgtttgtctttttacGGCCAGGTAAACAAAAGCATTATAATATGTCAAGCAGGACCAAGGGATTCATAGATACTCGAGAACTGGAGGGACTaccaatcaaaacaaattaaaattcaacagATTTAAATACGGTTTTGTTTCGAATACTTATTGAGTGGTCGTTACTAATAGTATTGTTAACAGCACTGATGTAGCTAGTActgtttttatatcaaatactaaaattaatattaaggcTGACCATACACAGACTATTTATAGCAGTCCAACTGATCCATGGAGTAGTTTGTGAATAGGCGGCCTTAGGTACAAGAGCAAGAATGAACAGAATCATACTTATGTGCCTAAACTTAacttgatattatattaaattccaGTTGCGCGGGAGATTTTAGttacataagtatttatttttatagtctatttaaacaataaaggtATAATTTAGGTTAAGTTCTCATTACTAAATATTGTGCGTATAATCGATAGCTTGTTAATTTTGGCACATTTTATACATAACTGCCAGTATTGGAGCTTGGTTGCATATGTGTAgcttaataaagtattttaaacatgGACCCGATTTTTATTCTTCTTGCTTCTCTATGTtcaggaggagctcgtggctgtgctataaccgcataagtgattcgatcacagtttaagctatgctggacgcggttggtccgtagatgggtgaccatctttttcatagcgagttcctccgtgtttcggaaggcacgttaaattgtgcgtCCCGGCTGTttttcctacatctttgacagtcgttacaggtagtcagaagcttgaaaaagtctgacagtcagtctaaccaaggggtgccgtgttgctcaggtaactgggttgaggaggtcagataggcagtcgctccttgtactgctgaaaccggttggactggtagccgaccctaacatagttgggaaaggctaggcccaTGATGATGATGCTTCTCTATGTTCAgaagaaaattgcattttaaaccaaacctttattaacaaaaatatacaaaataaatgctcagtaataaaaaacatgCACACCCCTAAAAAGACAAGCAATTAGACCCAAAAGTTGTAGAAACATTTCTTCATGAATGTCATGTTGGTTTGTCATGAAATACACAAGGACTATCCTCCACTTGAGTTTTGGCAGAAAAAATAACGTCATTTATGCCTACACCATCATAACTGCAGCCAACCAGAGATATAGGCAAGTTATTGACTTGGATGTACTCACGGATCCTGTCTACCCTCTCATAATGACCTATTACATACTGTGGTATAcatttcttcaaaatgttaacATTTGAAGCAGTTGGACTTTCCTTTATCTTCAGTATCTTGCGTATCTCTGCCAGAGCTATTTCCATCAACATGTTTTCAGGAGGATTGGCACCAAACTTCTCTTCAAACCATTTCCCCCCAAGCATCACAGTTAGAACAGTTTCCGTTTTGATCAGGTATGCAACAGGAATCAAAGACAACTCCAAGAATAGGACAGTTTTCAATTGGGGGCACTAGAAATCCAAAGGCGGGCTTAATAAGGTTTTCCGTTGTGTCAAAGTATAAGTTAACTATGGCTACAGTTACAAAAGgaatttcatataaactttCTGCTAATACTGGATGTTGTTTTTCAACTAACTTTGCAAGAGAATAAGCTGGTATTGATGCATAAACATGGTTAGCTGTCAGAGTTATACCATTATTGTTTTTCAATGCCACTGAGCTGGAGTCAACAAACTCAATTTCTTCCACTTGAGAGTTTAGTTTGACAGTCACATTGTTTTcaactaaataattatgtaaagtaTCAGGAAATGTTTCCAAACCACCCTTTATAGTGTAAACATTCCATTTCTCTTCCTGTGCTCTTTTGCTAACTCACTTAATTCTAAATCACCTGCTGATTTAGAATTAAACATCGACTTCATTAATCCTTTCACAACTCCTCCATGATTTTGCTCCCattcaaataatgttttcattagAAATTTTACAGATATTTGTTTGGCGTCTCCAGCACAAATACCACATATCATTGGAGATATAGCATAATCTGCTATTTCTTTACCAAATCTTCTttcaacaaaattgtaaattgaGTCATCCTCCATTTCTTTATAAGGTGACTTAATATCATTGAACAGAGCATAAATAAGGGGTTTAGAGAACGGTTGATTCTTCTGGAAGACACTTATTAAACTCGAAGGTAAGATATGTAGATTATTTCGTACATAAATCATTCTGTTCTTGGCCGCCGGATGGTCTGGTTTGATGGGTGCTATGTGCTCACTGAGACCGAGATCTTGGATCATATTTAACGTGTTCAGTCCAGTGGTTCCTTTAGGTCGAATAGTTCTTGGACCTTGCTCGAACAAATAGTCCTTGGTTCGGATAGTTTTGATCCAGCCGCCGCAGTAGTTAGTCGCTTCTAACAGGAATAATTTCAGATTGCTgttgttgttaatattatttttgagtaaataataaCCCGTAGATAGGCCTCCTAGCCCACCGCCCAGTATTGCAGTCATGATTCAGTGAA contains the following coding sequences:
- the LOC113506433 gene encoding LOW QUALITY PROTEIN: protoporphyrinogen oxidase-like (The sequence of the model RefSeq protein was modified relative to this genomic sequence to represent the inferred CDS: deleted 3 bases in 2 codons), producing the protein MTAILGGGLGGLSTGYYLLKNNINNNSNLKLFLLEATNYCGGWIKTIRTKDYLFEQGPRTIRPKGTTGLNTLNMIQDLGLSEHIAPIKPDHPAAKNRMIYVRNNLHILPSSLISVFQKNQPFSKPLIYALFNDIKSPYKEMEDDSIYNFVERRFGKEIADYAISPMICGICAGDAKQISVKFLMKTLFEWEQNHGGVVKGLMKSMFNSKSAGDLELSESKRAQEEKWNVYTIKGGLETFPDTLHNYLVENNVTVKLNSQVEEIEFVDSSSVALKNNNGITLTANHVYASIPAYSLAKLVEKQHPVLAESLYEIPFVTVAIVNLYFDTTENLIKPAFGFLVPPIENCPILGVVFDSCCIPDQNETVLTVMLGGKWFEEKFGANPPENMLMEIALAEIRKILKIKESPTASNVNILKKCIPQYVIGHYERVDRIREYIQVNNLPISLVGCSYDGVGINDVIFSAKTQVEDSPCVFHDKPT